The genomic region CATCAACTGACCCAAAATGCTGGCTTGAGCCACTTTGGCTATACCGCGCTGGCACGGCTATCGGAAGCGGACAATCGTTCCCTTCGGATGAGCGAATTGGCGGAAACGGCTAATGGTTCGTTGTCACGGTTATCGCAGGTTATCGCCAAGCTGGAGAAGAAGGGCTGGGTTACCCGCAGCGCGGATCCGGATGATGGGCGCTATACCGTCGCTACGCTTACCGATGCCGGCTATGACAAGGTAGTAGAAACTGCCCCCGGTCACGTTGAGCAGGTGCAAAAGGTGCTTTTTGATCCCTTGACTAAGACGCAAGTGCAGCAAGTCCACACCATTGGGCAACGAATTTTGCGCCGGATTAAAGAAGTGGATGCCAAGTAATTTCACCGGCAATCGGTATTAGTGTAAGCAGCCGTTTTGCTTGAGTAACGTGCGAAGAGTACCCTAAATACCTAGCGCAAGCTTGTAAAAGCGCGAGCTTGGGGCATTAGCTCAATTGGTAGAGCACCTGCTTTGCAAGCAGGAGGTCAGGAGTTCGATTCTCCTATGCTCCACAAGAGAAGGGCTTGGTAGAAAAATCTACCAAGCCCTTGTTCATTGCCTAGCCGCATTAAGGATTAGGCCAAGAGTTGGCTCCGGCGGGTGCGTGCTGCACGCAGGCCATTGAGGATGACTAAGACTTCGGCAACTTCGTGAATGAGAACGACAGTGGCAAGTCCCAGGACACCGAATAGTGCGAGCGGGAGCAGGGCAATGATGATTAATAACGACAAGATGATGTTTTGATTCATAATGCGACGCCCGCGGCGACCGTGGGCGAGTGCCTGTGGAATCAGCCGCAGGTCGTTTCCGGTAAAGGCAATATCAGCGGACTCAATGGCGGCGTCTGAACCGGTGGCTCCCATCGCGATGCCGACATCAGCGGACGCAAGCGCCGGACTATCGTTGATGCCATCGCCAATCATCGCGACCGTTTCGTCTACGCCAAGTTCCTTAATCGCGGCGGCTTTATCCTGTGGACGCAGCTGCGCGCGCACGTTTGTAATGCCAGCTTGGGAGGCAAGGGCCCGCGCCGTGTGGTTATTGTCGCCGGTGAGCATCGTCGTTGTGATGCCTTGGTCGTTGAGGGTTTGAATAACCTCGGGAACCTCTGCCCGTAATTCATCGCGCACCCCGATGGCCCCGATCAAGGAATTATGGTGATGCACCATCACCACGGACATGCCCTGGTGTTCTAACTCGTCTACGCGTTCAGCAAGCACGCCGGCATCAAGCCAGCGAGGGTTGCCAACAGCCACCGATACGCCATTAATAATGCCGGTGACTCCCTGCCCGGCCTGCTCCGATGTATCGGTGGCGGGCAAAGGTTGGGATGCTCCACTTGTAATTGCCTGGGCGAGTGGATGTGTACTGTGCTGCTCTAACCCAGCTGCAAGGTTGAGCACCTCGTCCTCGGTTGCATTATTGGTTGTCACAACCGCAGTAACGGTGGGTTCATTACGGGTTAATGTGCCAGTTTTATCAAGCGCTACGTGCTTAATATCGCCGAAGCGTTCAAAGGTTGCACCAGATTTGATGATCACTCCGAACTTGCTGGCCGAGCCGATGGCTGCCACGACGGTAATAGGAACAGAAATTGCCAGTGAGCACGGCGATGCAGCGACTAGTACAACCAGCGCGCGCGTGATCCACAGTTCCGGATCTCCGAATAGAGCTCCGAGCAGAGCAACGAGACCAGCGAGGATCAAAACCCCTGGTACCAAAGGACGGGCAATGCGATCAGCGATGCGTGCACGATGGCCCTTTTCGGATTGGGCCTTTTCCACCAATTCCACCATCGTGGTCAGGGAGTTATCTCCTCCCGCAGCGGTCGTCTCCACTTCCAGCAGGGCGGAGGTGTTCACAGCTCCGGCAGCAACCTCATCCCCGGGTCCAACTGTCACTGGGATGGACTCGCCCGTAATCGCGGAGGTATCTACGCTGCTGCGTCCAGATTTCACAAGGGCATCGGTGGCAACCCTTTCTCCGGGGCGCACCACCATGATTTGGCCTACTTTTAAGTCTGCCGCCGCAATCGTGACCGGGGATCCGTCGATGAGGACTGTTGCGGTATCCGGGACAAGTTTTAATAGGGCTCGCAGTCCATTGCGAGCGCGATCCATTGCCTTGTCCTCCAAGGCCTCCACGATGGAATACAAAAACGCGAGTGCAGCTGCTTCTGCGACATAACCGAGAATGACCGCGCCAACCGCACTGATTGTCATCAGCAGGCTAATGCCGAGTTTGCCCTGAAAAAGATTGCGAATTGCGCCAGGGGTAAAGGTGAAGGCTCCCAGCAGCAAACCAACCCAAAACAGGACAAGGGCAGGGGTGTCTACCCCGAGCCACTGGCAAACAAGGCCCGCGAGCAGCGCGATCCCTGAGAGTACGGGCAGGAGAATTTCCCTATCTTTCCACCAGGGGGCGTCGCCGTCATGGACGTCTTGAGGCTTTTCGATGTGCGTTGCTGTCGTCATTCTAAGCACTTCTTTCTGGCTCGCAGCAGCCGGGAACCTCGCACTGCGGATCGATGCACGGTGCGTTTTCATCAACAGCAAGGGTGACATTAACCAGTGCGTTCAAAGCAGCAGCGAGGTGGGGATCAGCAATGGAGTAGCGCGTTTGCCGGCCTTCGGGCTCGGCTATGACAATGCCGCAATCACGCAGGCACGTTAGATGGTTTGAAACATTCGAGCGGGTGAGCCCTAAAGCGCGCGATAAGACCGCAGGATAGCTGGGGGCTTCCAAGAGCGTCAGCAGAATTCGTGAGCGCGTGGGATCTGCCATGGCGCGTCCCAGGCGGTTCATCACATCAAGTTTGGTCTGATTGGTCAGCATGCACTGATCATACAGTGTATGCTGTACTATCTTCAATCCAATGACAAGAATTCATGCGGTATTCGCCGCCTCACGCAGGCATAATTGACGAAGAAGAGGTGAATGAAAAATGATCAATAATGAAAATATCAATAACACCCACCGCGAGATCGGCAATGCGCCCGTGACCAGCGGCGAGGGCCGTTCGGTGTTGCTGCGCCGAAACTACACGGCGTCAGTAGAAAGGGTGTGGAACGCACTAACCCAGCGTGAAGAGTTGGCGCAATGGTTTGGCCAGGTAGATGGCCAGCTGCGTACCGGAGGGACCTTTCAAGTCCAAGACAATGCTGGGGGAGACATCCTCGAGTGTGATGAGCCGCAGATGTATAAAGTCACATGGGCGATGGGCCCCGGCATGTCCACGGAGCTGTCTTTACGTCTTTTTGCCGACGGTGAGGCAACCACTGTCGAAGTAGAGCACTCCACCCCAGCGGAAATCTTTGATGAGCTGCTCAATAGCTATGGCCCCGGCGGCACGATTGGCATTGGTGTGGGCTGGGATCTCAGCCTCGTAGCGCTTGGCATGTACCTTGATGGGACAGCCTTTGATGTCGCCACCTGGGAAGATGTTCCGGAGACCAAGGAATTTGCCGCAGCAGCTTGCGATGCCTGGGGCGTGGTTGCGCAAAACGCCTGGGATATCGCTGATGCAGATATGGCCCCGGCGATTGCGTTTGCGAAAGCCCAGTACGCGCCGGATTCGCACTAGTTGTCAGGTAGTTACCTGGTGTTTTACAGCGTCAGCATGACCTTGGTGGCGCGGCGTTCATCCATGGCCTTGTAGGCTTCCGCTGCTTCTTCGATGGGTAGGACCAGGTCGAAGACAGCGCCAGGATTGATCTGATCGGTCATGATGAGATCAATAAGCTCCGGCAAAAAGCGGCGCACTGGCGCTGGTCCACCGAGCAGACCCACGGTGGATACAAAAAGATCAGTGCCGTCGAGTTCCACGCCATGGCTTACTCCCACAAAGCCCACGTGACCGCCTGGGCGCGTCGCGCCGATAGCTTGGGTCATGGATTCTTGGGTACCCACCGCCTCAATGGTGGAGTGCGCGCCGTAGCCACCGGTGAGCTCTTTGATCTTGGCAACGCCAACATCACCTCGTTCTTCCACGATATCGGTGGCACCGAACTGGCGCGCCAAAGCTTGGCGGTCAGCGTGCCGGGACATCGCGATAATACGCTCCGCACCCATCTGTTTTGCCGCGAGAATACCCAGCAGGCCAACAGCACCATCGCCGACTACGGCAACAGTCTTGCCCGGTCCTACTTGCGCGGCGTCAGCGGCAAACCAGCCCGTGCCCAAGACATCGGAGGCAGCCAGCAAACTCTTCGTCTGTTCCTCATTAGGGGTGCCATGGACTTTGACCAGGGTGCCATCGGCAAGCGGAATGCGTGCGTAATCTGCCTGCGTGCCAATCGAACCCATCATGACCTGGTGAATACAGCGGGATTGAAAGCCTGCCTCGCAAATTTCACAAGTGTTATCGGAGGCAACAAAAGAACCCACGACAAAATCACCGACTTCAACGGTGGAGACATCCTCGCCGATTTCCTCCACGACACCGATGTACTCATGGCCCATGTGCGAAGGTCCCTGCACGTCTTCCAAGTCACGGTAAGGCCACAGGTCAGAACCGCAGACACACGCTGCAGTAACACGAATAACGGCATCGGTGGGTTCCACAATGGAGGATTTTGCAACGTCCTCGACTCGGATATCGCCGGGGGCGTGTAGAACTACTTGGCGCATACTTTTCTCCTTGAGATCATCTATAAGAACGTGCTTCAACAAACGCACCATAATACGCCCTGATCCTTTTCTTACCCTGTGATCTAGAACGCAGTCGGTCTAGGGTGGAAGAAGAAACTGTCACAGCCTTGAGCAATATCAGGAGTAACGATGAGCCAGAACAATTTTGAGCAAATTTTTGCCACCGGGGAGACCAACGATGAATTAGCTGAGTATTTCATCGGTCAAAGCTATCGCGCACCGCTTGTCGATGGCACCGTGCCCGTTGCCAACATCACCTTTGAACCGGGGTGCCGCAATAATTGGCACATTCACCACGGTGACAATGGTGCCGGGGATCAGATCTTGTTGTGCACCGCGGGCTCTGGTTGGTACCAAGCCGAGGGCGAAGAAGCGGTGAGTTTAGAACCCGGTAGTGCTATTAGCATTCCCGCAGGGCTGAAGCACTGGCACGGTGCCAAGGCCGACTCGTGGTTTAGCCACCTTGCCTTTATCACTCCCGGCGAAGGCGTGCGCAACGAATGGCTTGAACCAGTCACCGACGAAGAATACGGCCAGCTGCCGAGTTAGCTTCTTATCCCGGCTACCCACCGTCCGAGCACCTAGGTGTTGTGAACTTCTGCGATGTCACCTGTAAAGATATTGCGGTCGATTGCGATGAAATCGGCGGATTTTCCGGGTTCGATCGTGCCAGTTTCATCGCCGATGCCCAGGGCTTGTGCTGATTGTCGGGTAAATGCGGCCATGGCCTGGTGCAGTGTGATGGCCTGATTGATATTGACCGTGCGATCGCCGTAGTTGGCATCGGATTGGTCAGCAGCGGCTTGGCGGGTGACCATACCTTCGATACCCAACCAGGGGTTTAAAACAGGCAGGCCAACCGGCCAATCGGAACCGCCCGCGATGAGAGCGCCGGTGGAGAGCAGGTCTTTGAAACGCCAGATATTCGCCATCGTTTCGTCGGTGACGAAATCCGAGATGCCATCGGTAAGCGGGCTTGGAAACCACATAAATGGACAGGCGTCAGCAGCGACGTTGAGCTCCGCGAAGCGCGGGAGATCCTGCTCGGAGATAAACGACATATGGGCAATCTGCATCGCGGGACCGCCGCCTGCGTCCTGGCGGACGATTTCAGCGGCATCGAGAGCCTGGCGCACCGACGCATCACCGGTGGCGTGCAGCTTGGCATCAAGTCCCAACTCCGCACAGCGGCGCAACGCGGCCACGAGATCATCCAAAGTCCAGTAGAGCTCACCGCGGAAGTTCGGATCGTGGCTGGAGTGATTGCCTTTATACGGATTTAACAGCGCGGTAGTATGCGTGGTGGGAACTCCATCTAAAACGAACTTCGCAAAGCGCGGCTTGACGTGCTCGCTTTCAAATTTCATGCCGGCGGCGAAGAGTTGTTCGCCCACGGTGCCGTCTTCAATGAAGGGCCGAATGGGCATCGATGCAATCACGCGCATGTCCAACGCGCCGGATTCTTCCAAAGCAGCTAGACCCGCAAAGTGCGGGAGCATGGTCGCGGCGTCTTGCACGGTGGTTATCCCCAGCGCAGCCAGACGATCTAGTGCGGTGCGTAGTGCTTTAACCTGGCGCTTTTGCGGATCAACGTGGGACCTAGCAGCGACACCTTCGGCCACCGCGCAGGCTAGCTCGCATAAAGCGCCGGTAAGCCGGCCTTGATCATCGCGAACGTACGTGCCGCCTTCCGGGTCAGGGGAGCCAGCGGTGATACCCATGGCTTCAAAAGCGGCGGTGTTGATCTGCCGGTTGTGCATGGTGTCATCGCGCAGAAGCACCAGATGGCCGTGGAAAGCTTCATCGAGTTTTTCTAGAAACTCCACGTTATTCAGTGTGGGCAGCACACCGCTGCCGATGATGCCGCCAATGACCCACTCACCCGGTTTCAGGCGCGACGTCCACTCGCGTACCTTCGCCAAGATAGTTTCAGCATCGTCGGTGGGATCTAAAGCCAGCTCGTGGGCCAATTGGGTACCGCCGAGGCTTAGGTGCAGGTGGCCATCGATAAGCCCTGGCGTAACAATGCCCTTATCAATGGTGATGGTCTCATGCTGCTCACCAACCTGGTCCTCGACGTGTTGCTGCGTTCCGGTGGCGATGATGCGGCCATCTGCAACGGCAAAAGCTTCGACCCAGTCATCATCAGCAACACCGGTCCAAATCTTTCCGGTGTATACGGTTGTCTGCGTCATTTACTGTTCCTTTGTCTCCCGCATGCTGTTGATGACCTGGCGGGCGGTGGTCATGCCTTTTTCTAGCGCGCCGTCGACGCAGACGCCGCGCCAGCCGTAGGCATAATCGGAGCCGGCGAAGAATAACTGCGAATCGATGTCGTCGAAAAGGCTCCAACCTTGGGTGAATTGGCCCTTGCGCAGGGTTCCCCAGGCCTGGCCAGCCCACTTATCGGCAACCCAGTTGTGGCCGGTGGTATCGACAACCTCGAGGTCATCGCGCCATTGGTTGATAACAGCTTGGGCGTCTTCGATGGAGTTGAGATCAATATTGGTGTTGTCGTAGCCAAATCCGACCAGGATGGTGGTGTCGTCATCCATGAAGTATTCGGAGCGCACCACGGACATCTTGGCTGGCTTTGGTGCATAGCCTAGGAAGCGGTGGTGACCTTTGATCTTGATCCAGATCTTCGCACCTTGGGAGTTCCACTTGTCATCGATAACGCTTTGTACAGCATCGGGCAGGGCAGGGGAGAATTCAATATTGCTCAGCGCGCCCACTGGCACGGTGCAGATTACTGCCGATGCTTCGATGACCTCACCCGATTCGGTAGTTACGGTTGCGCCATTGTCATGGTGCTCAACCTTCGCCACCGGGGTATTCAGGCGGATATCGGTGTTGAGGTCGCCGGCGATGCCATCGTAAAGCGAGCGCATGCCGTTATTCAGCTTCCACTTCAAGGTGATATCTTCCATCACGCGGTAGCGGTTATCGGACAGCGCGCCCCATTGCTTCGCCATCAACGCGGAGCCGGTGTATGGGTCGCCGATGTATCCGGCGCACCAGAAGGCATCGACAAGATCGATAGTTTCTTGGTCGAAACCGGCTTCTTTCACCAGGTCAATGGCATTTGTCTGGTCATCGGAAAGAAAGCGCTCCCGCACTTCAGCTGGGCCATCGAAGTCATCTGAGAGAACCCATAGCGGATCATGCGGGTTAGGGAAGTACTCTTCACTGCCTTCATAGGTCACGCCCATTGCAGCGGTGAGCTTTTCATCCAGGTCATCCTCGGTGCCTTTGACTACCTTGCCGTCCGTTACCCAGTGGGCATCATTGCCGGAAGGAGACGCCGTGATTTCAGTGCGCTGACCATAGCGCATGATCTCAGTCCAGGTGTGGGCTTGGAACCAGTGCACCCAGGTAGCGCCCAATTCCAGCGGGCGACCCATTCGCTCTTCGGTCCAAGCACGCCCGCCGATGCGGTCTTTGGCCTCCAAGATTTCATACTCAATGCCGGCGGTTTGCAGCTCGCGCGCGGCAACGAGGCCTGCGAATCCGGCACCGATGATGACAACTTTGTTCTTAGACATGATTAAGGTTTCCTTTTCTTGAAGTGAAAAATGTTGATGGCTTCGAGTAGGCAAACGCCTACACCGGCGCCGCGGGCGCAGGTTCTATCTCCGCTACCTCGCCCGTGATGTGCGCGGAGTTCATGGTGTTGCGGCGGATTAAAATCTCACCCCAGATAAGGCCAATGAGCCCGGATCCCAAGATGATGGCCGGCATGATCCAAATCATGAAGAAGTCTTCGGTGTCCATCATGAGGTTGAAGTTGATGAGAATCAGCGCGGTTACCGCCGCCATACCAATGCCGGCGAGCAGCGGCGCGATGGTTTTCACGAACACGCTGTATTCGCGGTGGTAACGGTTCGCCCACACCATTACAGCGAAGCTGGTGATAGCCAGCAGGAAGGTCAGGCCAAAGGCCGCGGCGTTGGTAAACCAGGTAAATAAGGTCACCACTGGAAACAGGAATTCTTGTTCCGAGCCACTGCCGACGATGGCAAAGACGGCCAGCACGACAATCGCCAGGATGGATTGCGCCAGAGAGCCACCAATCGGCGCACCGTTCTTCGCGGTTCTTCCGAAGGCTGCAGGAAGAACCCCGGATTGCCCAAGGGAGAAGAAATACCTTGCCGCAGCATTGTGAAAAGCAATCAACGCCGCCATGAGGCTGGTGACAAAAAGCAGGTGCGCGGCATTGGATGCGGTGGTGCTAAAGTCCGCGAGCCAGACAAAGACCAGGTCGGGACCAAATTCTTGCGCTTGGCTAACGATGCTCCCTGGACCCACGCCCATCTGCAACGCCCACGCCGAGAACGCATAAAAAGCAGCGATAATGCCGACGGCAATATATGTTGCACGTGAAACAGTACGCTCAGGGTTCTTGGCTTCCTCGGAGTAGATAGCGCCGGATTCAAAGCCCATAAACGCGGCCATCGTAAAGGCTAGAAGCACACCGATGCCTGGGGTGAAGAACTGATCCGGCTGCCAACCGCTGGTGCTGACTCCTTCTGGGGCATTGGCAATCGCCATGACGGAGAAGACAATGACCACCAAGAATTCCAAGGTGACGATGACGCCAAGTACCTTGGCCGAGAAATCGATGTTGTTCACGCCCAAGATGCCAACGATGAGCCATCCCACGATGCCAAGCAACCACCAGGGAAGCTCAATTCCGGCCAATGCTGTCAAAGCATTGGCCGCGGAGAACCCGAAGAGTCCATAAAGGCCAATCTGCATGAGGTTATACGCAACGAGCGCCAAAATAGCGCCCGCGATTCCTTGGCGCAGTCCCAAGCCACGCGCAATGAAGACGTAGAAAGCGCCTGAGGATTGAATCTGGCTGGCCATGCGCCCGTAGCCCACGGCGAAAAGCGCCAGGATGATGCCAAGCACCACGTACCCGATGGGCACTCCGAGCAGTCCTGCAACCGCGTAGTTAGTGGGCGCACCACCAGCGAGCACTGTCAAAGGTGCCGATGCCGCGATGATGATAAATACCAATGACGCCGTGGACAGCTTTCCGCTTTTGAGCCCATTGCGAGTGTCTTGTTGTGACGGTGAAGTAGCCATATCGGTCTTTTCTGCCGGGAATAAGGATTGACGTGAATCTCTCTACGTTCTTAAAGTGGTTCACGACACGTTTAAGTTCTACTAGTGTAGAGGATAAACTTGAAGTGACGCATTGGCAAGGGGATATCTGAAATTAGTTTGAACCACGCAACAACCAACTTGAGCAGCGAGAGTGCTTAGTACAATGTCAACAGCACTATTGAGTGGAGAAAATGAATGCCAAAAGTAGTTGACCATGTACAGCGCAAGCGGGAGCTTGTTGAATCAACGTGGCGGGTTATTGCGCGCCGGGGACTAGCTGGTGCCACTATGCGGCAGATTGCTGAAGAAGCAGGCTATGCCAATGGTGCGTTAAAGCCGTATTTTCCCACCAAGATGGACCTTTTAGAGGCCACGTTTGAACACGTTTATAGC from Corynebacterium ammoniagenes DSM 20306 harbors:
- a CDS encoding MarR family winged helix-turn-helix transcriptional regulator, with amino-acid sequence MNRTENQSGKASEPQTRWLNDEQKDAFYTLMALIIEVDRSLDHQLTQNAGLSHFGYTALARLSEADNRSLRMSELAETANGSLSRLSQVIAKLEKKGWVTRSADPDDGRYTVATLTDAGYDKVVETAPGHVEQVQKVLFDPLTKTQVQQVHTIGQRILRRIKEVDAK
- the cmtR gene encoding Cd(II)/Pb(II)-sensing metalloregulatory transcriptional regulator CmtR, which produces MLTNQTKLDVMNRLGRAMADPTRSRILLTLLEAPSYPAVLSRALGLTRSNVSNHLTCLRDCGIVIAEPEGRQTRYSIADPHLAAALNALVNVTLAVDENAPCIDPQCEVPGCCEPERSA
- a CDS encoding cupin domain-containing protein, translated to MSQNNFEQIFATGETNDELAEYFIGQSYRAPLVDGTVPVANITFEPGCRNNWHIHHGDNGAGDQILLCTAGSGWYQAEGEEAVSLEPGSAISIPAGLKHWHGAKADSWFSHLAFITPGEGVRNEWLEPVTDEEYGQLPS
- a CDS encoding NAD(P)/FAD-dependent oxidoreductase — protein: MSKNKVVIIGAGFAGLVAARELQTAGIEYEILEAKDRIGGRAWTEERMGRPLELGATWVHWFQAHTWTEIMRYGQRTEITASPSGNDAHWVTDGKVVKGTEDDLDEKLTAAMGVTYEGSEEYFPNPHDPLWVLSDDFDGPAEVRERFLSDDQTNAIDLVKEAGFDQETIDLVDAFWCAGYIGDPYTGSALMAKQWGALSDNRYRVMEDITLKWKLNNGMRSLYDGIAGDLNTDIRLNTPVAKVEHHDNGATVTTESGEVIEASAVICTVPVGALSNIEFSPALPDAVQSVIDDKWNSQGAKIWIKIKGHHRFLGYAPKPAKMSVVRSEYFMDDDTTILVGFGYDNTNIDLNSIEDAQAVINQWRDDLEVVDTTGHNWVADKWAGQAWGTLRKGQFTQGWSLFDDIDSQLFFAGSDYAYGWRGVCVDGALEKGMTTARQVINSMRETKEQ
- a CDS encoding zinc-dependent alcohol dehydrogenase family protein → MRQVVLHAPGDIRVEDVAKSSIVEPTDAVIRVTAACVCGSDLWPYRDLEDVQGPSHMGHEYIGVVEEIGEDVSTVEVGDFVVGSFVASDNTCEICEAGFQSRCIHQVMMGSIGTQADYARIPLADGTLVKVHGTPNEEQTKSLLAASDVLGTGWFAADAAQVGPGKTVAVVGDGAVGLLGILAAKQMGAERIIAMSRHADRQALARQFGATDIVEERGDVGVAKIKELTGGYGAHSTIEAVGTQESMTQAIGATRPGGHVGFVGVSHGVELDGTDLFVSTVGLLGGPAPVRRFLPELIDLIMTDQINPGAVFDLVLPIEEAAEAYKAMDERRATKVMLTL
- a CDS encoding amidohydrolase, giving the protein MTQTTVYTGKIWTGVADDDWVEAFAVADGRIIATGTQQHVEDQVGEQHETITIDKGIVTPGLIDGHLHLSLGGTQLAHELALDPTDDAETILAKVREWTSRLKPGEWVIGGIIGSGVLPTLNNVEFLEKLDEAFHGHLVLLRDDTMHNRQINTAAFEAMGITAGSPDPEGGTYVRDDQGRLTGALCELACAVAEGVAARSHVDPQKRQVKALRTALDRLAALGITTVQDAATMLPHFAGLAALEESGALDMRVIASMPIRPFIEDGTVGEQLFAAGMKFESEHVKPRFAKFVLDGVPTTHTTALLNPYKGNHSSHDPNFRGELYWTLDDLVAALRRCAELGLDAKLHATGDASVRQALDAAEIVRQDAGGGPAMQIAHMSFISEQDLPRFAELNVAADACPFMWFPSPLTDGISDFVTDETMANIWRFKDLLSTGALIAGGSDWPVGLPVLNPWLGIEGMVTRQAAADQSDANYGDRTVNINQAITLHQAMAAFTRQSAQALGIGDETGTIEPGKSADFIAIDRNIFTGDIAEVHNT
- a CDS encoding heavy metal translocating P-type ATPase; translated protein: MTTATHIEKPQDVHDGDAPWWKDREILLPVLSGIALLAGLVCQWLGVDTPALVLFWVGLLLGAFTFTPGAIRNLFQGKLGISLLMTISAVGAVILGYVAEAAALAFLYSIVEALEDKAMDRARNGLRALLKLVPDTATVLIDGSPVTIAAADLKVGQIMVVRPGERVATDALVKSGRSSVDTSAITGESIPVTVGPGDEVAAGAVNTSALLEVETTAAGGDNSLTTMVELVEKAQSEKGHRARIADRIARPLVPGVLILAGLVALLGALFGDPELWITRALVVLVAASPCSLAISVPITVVAAIGSASKFGVIIKSGATFERFGDIKHVALDKTGTLTRNEPTVTAVVTTNNATEDEVLNLAAGLEQHSTHPLAQAITSGASQPLPATDTSEQAGQGVTGIINGVSVAVGNPRWLDAGVLAERVDELEHQGMSVVMVHHHNSLIGAIGVRDELRAEVPEVIQTLNDQGITTTMLTGDNNHTARALASQAGITNVRAQLRPQDKAAAIKELGVDETVAMIGDGINDSPALASADVGIAMGATGSDAAIESADIAFTGNDLRLIPQALAHGRRGRRIMNQNIILSLLIIIALLPLALFGVLGLATVVLIHEVAEVLVILNGLRAARTRRSQLLA
- a CDS encoding SRPBCC family protein; translation: MINNENINNTHREIGNAPVTSGEGRSVLLRRNYTASVERVWNALTQREELAQWFGQVDGQLRTGGTFQVQDNAGGDILECDEPQMYKVTWAMGPGMSTELSLRLFADGEATTVEVEHSTPAEIFDELLNSYGPGGTIGIGVGWDLSLVALGMYLDGTAFDVATWEDVPETKEFAAAACDAWGVVAQNAWDIADADMAPAIAFAKAQYAPDSH
- a CDS encoding APC family permease; its protein translation is MATSPSQQDTRNGLKSGKLSTASLVFIIIAASAPLTVLAGGAPTNYAVAGLLGVPIGYVVLGIILALFAVGYGRMASQIQSSGAFYVFIARGLGLRQGIAGAILALVAYNLMQIGLYGLFGFSAANALTALAGIELPWWLLGIVGWLIVGILGVNNIDFSAKVLGVIVTLEFLVVIVFSVMAIANAPEGVSTSGWQPDQFFTPGIGVLLAFTMAAFMGFESGAIYSEEAKNPERTVSRATYIAVGIIAAFYAFSAWALQMGVGPGSIVSQAQEFGPDLVFVWLADFSTTASNAAHLLFVTSLMAALIAFHNAAARYFFSLGQSGVLPAAFGRTAKNGAPIGGSLAQSILAIVVLAVFAIVGSGSEQEFLFPVVTLFTWFTNAAAFGLTFLLAITSFAVMVWANRYHREYSVFVKTIAPLLAGIGMAAVTALILINFNLMMDTEDFFMIWIMPAIILGSGLIGLIWGEILIRRNTMNSAHITGEVAEIEPAPAAPV